The proteins below are encoded in one region of Maribacter aestuarii:
- a CDS encoding exodeoxyribonuclease VII large subunit: protein MQEPPFTVDSLTEICRNTLTTPFDEKIIGLEGFYSPGQNKKYGNVYYDTLHDENKLSKFTLVVPEKIREYLKPKQYYVFEGHLIKTINSINDGTIRLLFRVTKLKDKKDEFQFISKDEFSVVQERFKRPIPFLDQLLLDRISNGQKPLINIITGNNSIVGEDYRNQLIDSDFYVINEHLVNLSNTTDLEKKIKQLSKQESDLLVVMRGGGSGLEIFNDVKLCQASLECSMAFATAIGHMEDVTLLEKCADKGFATPTAFGSFLQKIVEQHRGQIKERTGLEERITLLEKDLNTIVKDRDERLLKAEKSIKAEVLRGQTDRDKLEQIFKNREKLYLYTVLSITFLLVVCLLIIFL, encoded by the coding sequence ATGCAGGAGCCCCCCTTCACAGTTGATTCACTTACTGAAATCTGCCGCAATACCCTTACGACCCCATTCGATGAGAAAATCATAGGCTTGGAAGGGTTCTATTCACCTGGTCAGAATAAGAAGTACGGGAACGTATACTATGATACCCTCCATGATGAGAACAAGCTTAGCAAGTTTACTTTAGTAGTTCCAGAGAAAATAAGGGAATACCTTAAGCCCAAACAATATTACGTATTCGAAGGCCACCTGATCAAGACAATTAACAGTATAAACGACGGCACGATAAGATTGCTTTTCAGGGTAACAAAACTGAAGGACAAAAAGGACGAGTTCCAATTCATTTCCAAGGATGAGTTCAGTGTCGTTCAGGAGCGGTTTAAACGCCCCATCCCATTTTTGGACCAACTTCTATTGGACAGGATTTCCAATGGCCAAAAGCCCTTAATAAACATTATAACGGGCAACAATTCGATTGTTGGGGAGGATTACAGGAACCAACTTATCGATTCGGACTTCTACGTAATTAACGAGCACCTGGTCAACCTATCCAACACCACGGATCTGGAGAAAAAAATCAAACAGCTCTCCAAACAGGAATCCGATCTTCTAGTGGTCATGCGGGGCGGAGGCAGCGGATTGGAAATATTCAACGATGTAAAGCTTTGCCAGGCCTCGTTGGAGTGTAGTATGGCATTTGCAACGGCTATTGGGCATATGGAGGATGTTACCCTATTGGAAAAATGTGCGGACAAGGGATTTGCCACACCAACGGCATTCGGTTCATTTCTACAGAAAATAGTAGAGCAGCATAGGGGCCAGATAAAGGAACGCACTGGACTTGAAGAAAGGATTACCTTATTGGAAAAGGATTTGAACACCATAGTAAAGGATAGGGACGAAAGATTGCTCAAGGCGGAGAAATCCATTAAGGCCGAAGTTTTGAGGGGCCAGACCGATAGGGACAAGCTGGAGCAGATATTTAAGAATAGGGAAAAGCTTTACTTGTATACTGTACTTTCAATAACATTTCTGCTCGTAGTATGTCTATTGATTATTTTTCTTTGA
- a CDS encoding HNH endonuclease, which translates to MATWLVLHKKHSGYGDVLGETYEYPLGIANSKQIKVGDHIVFCLTKYPIKDDKRILGYGRIKNLEPRKPLADDSYKRQRIAAHLENYRKFTPALSFNDIGGDPRSNGTNSINRIQFDFQLYSSTRIETPIDDDYTNKQYYARTVRKGQPKLRELLLKEYDYRCTISGHGPTNVLEACHIIPHNVSGNNQLDNALLLRSDLHCLFDDSLLKINPNTYTIEIDQSIIKTPYGKLHGKSLRKRLDGSYPKVKFLKSRYKN; encoded by the coding sequence ATGGCTACCTGGTTAGTACTGCACAAGAAACATTCTGGATACGGAGATGTTTTGGGAGAAACTTATGAATATCCATTGGGCATCGCAAATTCTAAGCAAATTAAAGTGGGGGACCATATTGTTTTTTGTCTAACGAAGTATCCAATCAAAGACGATAAAAGGATACTTGGTTATGGACGAATTAAAAACTTGGAACCAAGAAAACCACTAGCAGACGACTCTTATAAGAGACAAAGAATAGCTGCTCACTTAGAAAATTACAGGAAATTTACCCCTGCTTTATCTTTTAATGACATAGGAGGCGACCCCCGTTCGAATGGCACTAATTCAATTAACAGAATACAATTTGACTTTCAACTTTACTCAAGTACTAGGATTGAAACACCAATTGATGACGACTATACAAACAAACAGTATTATGCTCGTACTGTTAGAAAAGGTCAACCTAAACTGCGAGAATTACTGTTAAAAGAATATGACTATCGCTGTACAATTAGTGGACATGGTCCAACCAATGTCCTTGAGGCATGTCATATAATCCCACATAATGTTTCAGGTAACAATCAGCTTGACAATGCTTTGTTGTTAAGGTCAGATTTACATTGTTTATTCGACGATAGCCTTTTGAAAATAAACCCAAATACATATACTATTGAAATTGATCAATCAATTATTAAAACTCCATATGGCAAATTACATGGTAAATCATTAAGGAAAAGGTTGGATGGATCTTACCCTAAAGTAAAATTTCTTAAATCCAGATATAAGAATTAA
- a CDS encoding response regulator: MKKIESCCIIDDDPIFIYGTKRLMKEIDFCDSIMVYNNGQDALDGLLELSESGQKIPPYIFLDLNMPIMDGWEFLEQFSKIPSNKIKKTTIFIISSSVDPRDLEKVKNYKAVNNYILKPITPTDLETVLNGAMV; this comes from the coding sequence ATGAAAAAGATTGAAAGCTGCTGCATTATAGATGATGATCCTATTTTTATTTATGGGACTAAAAGACTGATGAAAGAAATAGATTTTTGTGATTCCATTATGGTCTACAATAATGGACAGGATGCGCTTGATGGACTTTTAGAGCTATCGGAATCTGGGCAAAAAATACCTCCCTACATATTCTTGGATTTGAATATGCCTATTATGGACGGATGGGAATTCTTAGAACAGTTCTCGAAAATTCCCAGTAATAAAATTAAGAAAACCACAATTTTCATAATTAGCTCCTCCGTTGACCCTAGAGATTTGGAAAAAGTTAAAAACTATAAGGCTGTAAATAATTACATTCTAAAACCAATTACACCAACAGATCTTGAAACAGTATTGAATGGGGCTATGGTCTGA
- a CDS encoding TonB-dependent receptor, translating into MGNTNIDLRPSGLRSGFRISSSASNRTYTGRLMATYNSGLQENGLAYMFSASRRWAKEGYINGTLYDAYSFYGALEYQFNEKNSFALTTILASNRRGRSSAITQEVFNLVGNRYNPYWGVQDGNIRNSRERKIAEPMVLLNYFYDSKNLNLNTGISFQTGTHARSRLGYFNAPNPDPTYYRYLPSFYINSPIGANFVSANIAKEGFLNSPQLDWNNMYRANNSPSQNGKAAYLLYDDTVDDTQLTARLNGNLKISDKLKLDFGVTNKNLSSENYAEINDLLGAEFHEDIDTFSDTRNDLTGDLNKTEGDIFNYNYKLIANETEAFAQLNLDFIKWKAFVSGRYAAVTYLRNGLFENGRFPDNSLGESGKLSFSNFGTKGGLTYKITGRHWIVSNAGYIKKAPVLQNVFINPRESNLTVPNLQSETISTVDLNYYIRMPKLTGRVSGFYTRFQNTTDINFFFVDAGVGSDFVQEVLTDLDKLHMGTEIGLEYQLSATVKLSGVAAIGKYLYASDPFVTINFDTADADEELIDVSGAKDLGTSAIKGYKLAQGPQKAFAFGIEYRDPKYWWVGMTANYLGNNYANISTITRTKSFFLDPETGQNFPDATAENVAALLEQKPLDNFYLLNLVGGKSWLKKGKYIGVFASVNNLFDTLFRTGGYEQSRNGNFGQLNQDNLSGTPSFAPKYWYGYGRTYFLNVAISF; encoded by the coding sequence TTGGGTAATACCAACATAGATTTAAGACCTTCAGGTCTACGCTCCGGGTTTCGAATTTCTAGTTCGGCTTCCAATAGAACTTACACAGGAAGGTTAATGGCAACCTATAATTCCGGATTACAGGAAAATGGATTGGCCTATATGTTTTCCGCCTCTAGGCGCTGGGCTAAAGAGGGCTATATAAACGGAACCTTATACGACGCCTATTCGTTTTATGGAGCTCTGGAATATCAATTTAACGAAAAGAACAGTTTTGCATTGACCACTATTTTGGCCTCTAATAGAAGGGGACGGTCCTCTGCCATTACCCAAGAAGTTTTTAATCTAGTAGGAAATAGATACAATCCCTATTGGGGAGTACAAGATGGAAATATAAGGAATTCTAGGGAACGGAAAATTGCGGAACCTATGGTGCTTTTAAATTATTTTTATGATTCCAAGAATTTAAACCTTAACACCGGAATCTCTTTTCAAACAGGGACTCATGCTAGGAGTAGGCTTGGATATTTTAATGCACCTAATCCCGATCCTACATATTATCGATATCTGCCCAGCTTTTACATTAACAGTCCAATTGGCGCCAATTTTGTAAGCGCGAATATAGCCAAAGAGGGTTTTTTGAACAGCCCACAACTAGACTGGAACAATATGTATAGAGCCAATAACAGCCCATCACAAAATGGCAAAGCGGCTTACCTGTTATATGATGATACCGTAGATGATACTCAGCTCACTGCCCGATTGAATGGGAACTTGAAAATAAGCGATAAGTTAAAACTGGATTTTGGAGTCACGAACAAGAATTTATCTTCGGAAAATTATGCTGAAATAAACGATTTGTTGGGTGCGGAATTTCATGAGGACATTGATACGTTTTCTGACACGAGAAATGATTTAACAGGGGACCTAAATAAAACAGAAGGAGATATTTTCAATTATAACTATAAATTAATTGCCAATGAAACGGAAGCATTTGCACAATTGAATTTAGATTTTATTAAATGGAAGGCCTTTGTCTCCGGAAGATATGCTGCGGTTACCTATCTAAGAAATGGATTATTCGAAAACGGACGATTTCCTGATAATTCCTTGGGTGAAAGTGGAAAACTGAGTTTTTCAAACTTTGGGACCAAAGGAGGCCTAACCTATAAAATAACGGGAAGACACTGGATTGTTTCCAATGCAGGTTATATTAAAAAGGCTCCCGTGTTGCAGAATGTATTCATTAATCCTAGAGAATCTAACTTAACCGTGCCAAATCTACAGAGTGAGACCATATCTACGGTCGATTTGAATTATTACATCAGAATGCCAAAACTAACGGGTAGGGTGAGCGGTTTTTATACACGTTTTCAAAATACAACGGACATCAACTTTTTCTTTGTGGATGCCGGAGTTGGTTCGGACTTTGTTCAGGAAGTATTGACAGACTTGGATAAATTACACATGGGTACGGAGATCGGGTTGGAATATCAATTATCGGCTACGGTGAAATTGTCCGGGGTTGCCGCGATAGGAAAATACCTTTACGCCAGCGATCCATTCGTAACTATAAATTTTGATACGGCAGATGCGGATGAGGAACTTATAGATGTAAGTGGGGCCAAGGATTTGGGAACGTCGGCCATAAAGGGATATAAGTTAGCACAAGGGCCTCAAAAGGCATTCGCTTTCGGAATTGAGTATAGGGACCCTAAATATTGGTGGGTGGGCATGACGGCTAACTATCTTGGTAATAATTATGCCAATATATCTACGATTACCCGCACCAAAAGTTTCTTCCTAGATCCAGAGACGGGTCAAAATTTTCCAGATGCAACTGCGGAAAACGTGGCAGCACTGCTGGAACAGAAACCATTGGACAATTTTTACCTTTTGAATTTGGTAGGCGGTAAGTCTTGGTTGAAGAAAGGGAAATATATCGGTGTTTTCGCAAGTGTTAATAATCTCTTTGATACCCTTTTTAGGACGGGAGGTTACGAACAGAGTAGGAACGGTAATTTTGGTCAGTTAAATCAAGATAATTTGAGCGGCACGCCTTCTTTTGCACCAAAGTATTGGTACGGATACGGGCGAACTTATTTTTTGAATGTAGCAATCAGTTTTTAG
- a CDS encoding PAS domain-containing protein produces the protein METLMVDFLVKDAPSAIAVLDTNLKFVSCSDVWLDDFDIDKKNFQTKGFSTIFKEAPTLLHKALKDCLNGENQINKGQRFSLPSGRIQWLKWKINSWKDADGNVLGLFISLEDITEEEREKELLLKAEEVSKVGGWEVNMTKSEVYWSRATKSIHEVPNDYIPNLEEGINFYKEGEHREKITQLVTKAIAEGKSWDTELIIVTAKGNEVWVRAKGEAELVNGKCARIFGTFQNIDEKKKAEIRYQKIAERLKIATENANIGIWEYDIVNNSLIWDDNMYNLYGLNKGDFSGEYAAWEAGVHPEDKERGAHEIDLAISGVKEFDTEFRVLWPDGTVRNIKAIASTERDDKGKAIKMIGVNWDITPMKQADFKIKEMAERLNVATRVANIGIWDYQIKENQVHCNDNMYDMYGISKDSSNMLEEWMNRIHPEDYPEVQENLQSTIDSGKPFNTKFRGIKPNGDTVHLVAFGEAQYDLEGKVDKVIGANWDITELLHTKLKLERSKESFLETFENSAIGMALVGPDNKWIKVNKTFSNSLGYTQKELMGLSVQEITHPDDLDKSMEMIDQSYSNKRDSYQMEKRYFNKEGAIVHAMLTVTIVRDVYGGVSHSIAQILDMTDRIKAEKRLSTLVNVTKEQNESLLNFAHIVSHNLRSHSTNMSMLTKFLVEEKKEEERENLHGMLINASNSLSETIEHLNDVVQAKTGALEKMQSVNLSNTFEKIEKGIRGLIAEQNAISKVNIDKSHFVEAVPAYLESILLNLYTNALKYRAPNRSPIVEISTILDNDHVIIEFKDNGQGIDLERHKDKIFGMYKTFHRNKDAKGIGLFITKNQIESMSGTITVKSTVGEGSTFYIKLKKG, from the coding sequence TTGGAAACCTTAATGGTAGATTTTCTAGTAAAAGATGCTCCATCGGCGATTGCGGTACTAGATACTAATCTGAAATTTGTGAGCTGTTCAGACGTTTGGCTTGATGATTTTGATATTGATAAAAAAAACTTCCAAACCAAAGGCTTCTCCACTATTTTTAAAGAAGCGCCAACATTATTACATAAAGCCCTTAAAGACTGCTTGAATGGTGAAAATCAGATAAATAAGGGCCAAAGGTTTTCGTTACCAAGCGGAAGAATCCAATGGTTAAAATGGAAAATAAATTCTTGGAAGGATGCCGATGGCAATGTTTTGGGTCTATTTATTTCTCTTGAAGATATTACAGAAGAGGAACGGGAAAAAGAATTGCTCTTAAAAGCGGAAGAAGTATCAAAAGTAGGCGGCTGGGAGGTTAATATGACGAAGAGTGAGGTTTACTGGAGCAGGGCCACCAAAAGCATCCATGAAGTTCCTAACGACTATATTCCAAACTTAGAAGAGGGAATAAATTTTTATAAAGAGGGGGAACACAGGGAAAAAATAACTCAGTTGGTTACCAAAGCCATTGCCGAAGGAAAGTCTTGGGATACTGAGCTTATTATCGTTACCGCAAAGGGAAATGAAGTTTGGGTACGCGCAAAAGGTGAAGCGGAATTGGTTAATGGCAAATGCGCCCGAATATTTGGGACGTTTCAAAATATTGATGAGAAAAAGAAAGCGGAAATAAGATATCAAAAAATTGCAGAGCGCTTAAAAATAGCCACCGAAAATGCCAATATAGGTATATGGGAGTATGACATTGTGAACAACAGTCTTATTTGGGACGATAACATGTACAACCTATACGGGCTTAATAAGGGTGATTTTTCAGGGGAGTATGCTGCCTGGGAAGCTGGAGTACACCCGGAAGATAAGGAAAGAGGTGCCCACGAAATTGATTTAGCCATTTCAGGAGTCAAAGAATTTGATACTGAATTCAGGGTCCTTTGGCCAGACGGAACCGTAAGGAATATTAAAGCTATAGCCAGCACGGAGAGAGACGATAAAGGTAAGGCAATTAAAATGATTGGGGTAAACTGGGACATTACTCCAATGAAGCAGGCAGACTTTAAGATTAAAGAAATGGCCGAACGGCTAAATGTTGCAACGCGTGTGGCAAACATTGGTATTTGGGACTATCAAATAAAGGAAAACCAAGTACATTGTAATGATAATATGTATGATATGTACGGTATTTCAAAAGACTCCTCAAACATGCTGGAAGAGTGGATGAACCGAATTCATCCAGAAGATTATCCGGAGGTTCAAGAAAATTTACAATCTACAATTGATTCCGGAAAACCTTTCAATACAAAATTTAGAGGTATAAAGCCGAATGGTGATACCGTTCATCTTGTTGCATTTGGAGAGGCACAATATGATTTAGAAGGTAAAGTAGATAAAGTAATAGGAGCCAATTGGGATATCACGGAGTTATTACACACTAAACTTAAACTCGAACGCAGCAAGGAATCTTTTTTAGAAACATTTGAGAATTCCGCCATAGGAATGGCCTTGGTAGGGCCGGATAATAAATGGATTAAAGTAAACAAGACATTTTCTAATAGTTTGGGCTATACCCAAAAGGAACTCATGGGCCTGAGTGTGCAAGAAATTACACATCCAGATGATTTAGATAAGTCCATGGAGATGATTGATCAATCTTATTCAAACAAAAGGGATAGTTATCAAATGGAGAAGAGGTACTTTAATAAAGAGGGCGCTATAGTTCATGCAATGCTGACGGTAACTATTGTACGGGACGTTTACGGCGGCGTTTCCCATTCTATTGCCCAAATATTGGACATGACAGATAGAATTAAAGCAGAAAAACGCTTGAGTACTTTGGTCAACGTCACCAAGGAACAAAACGAGAGCCTTCTAAATTTTGCCCATATTGTTTCCCACAATTTACGGTCGCACTCCACTAATATGTCCATGCTAACAAAATTCTTAGTTGAAGAGAAAAAAGAAGAAGAACGCGAGAATTTGCATGGCATGCTCATTAACGCTTCCAATAGTCTATCGGAGACCATAGAACATTTGAACGACGTGGTACAGGCGAAAACAGGGGCATTGGAAAAAATGCAATCTGTAAATCTAAGCAATACATTTGAAAAAATAGAGAAGGGCATACGCGGTCTAATAGCGGAGCAAAATGCAATTTCTAAAGTAAACATTGATAAATCCCATTTTGTGGAGGCAGTACCGGCCTATTTGGAAAGTATTCTTTTAAACTTGTATACAAACGCCCTTAAATATAGAGCACCCAACAGAAGCCCCATAGTTGAAATATCAACTATCTTAGATAATGACCACGTTATTATTGAATTTAAGGATAACGGACAGGGCATAGATTTGGAGAGGCACAAAGACAAGATTTTTGGAATGTACAAAACCTTTCATAGAAACAAAGACGCCAAAGGCATTGGCCTATTTATCACCAAGAACCAAATAGAGTCTATGAGCGGTACCATTACCGTAAAGAGCACCGTAGGTGAAGGTTCTACTTTTTATATTAAACTTAAAAAAGGCTAA
- a CDS encoding DUF5689 domain-containing protein has translation MPSLNCADGIQPNATYSDVKNLYDGETIQIQDDLVMEGYVISSDKAGNFFSVLHFQNSPKDPTDGLQIEIDVRDSHLFFDVGQRIFIKLKGLYLGKSKGVYKVGGVFSSFGNLSVGRLPSNTVFNHIMVSCEPNVAIDPLEVRISEIDTTMVNALISIKDIEVSETDLGQPFAVEREETERLLVDCEDNELALLNSSFSDFQEVLLPETRGTITGVLTRDNSKFQLIIRDLNDIQFDLERCEDIITEFTSTNIFFSELADPDNNAAARFVELYNSANEPLSLNGWRIVRYTNASSEISSSLDLSDFSIDAESTLVISPNAVEFENVYGFAPDVAVGTNSPADSNGDDNLQLVDPFGTVIDVFGVIGEDGSGTNHEFEDGRAVRRIEISEGNPIYTFAEWILFNDTGSNGTTNLPQMAPDDFSPGVR, from the coding sequence ATGCCTTCCTTGAATTGTGCTGATGGTATTCAGCCAAATGCTACATACAGTGATGTCAAGAATTTATATGACGGTGAAACTATTCAAATACAGGATGATTTGGTAATGGAGGGTTACGTAATTTCATCCGATAAAGCAGGGAATTTTTTCAGCGTTCTTCACTTTCAAAATTCGCCTAAGGACCCTACGGATGGTTTACAGATTGAAATAGATGTACGCGATTCTCACTTATTTTTTGATGTTGGACAACGCATATTTATAAAACTGAAGGGGCTGTATTTGGGTAAGTCCAAGGGTGTTTACAAGGTCGGAGGTGTATTTAGCTCTTTCGGTAACTTATCCGTAGGTAGACTTCCGAGTAATACTGTATTCAATCATATTATGGTTTCCTGTGAACCTAATGTGGCTATTGATCCATTGGAGGTGCGTATTTCAGAAATTGACACTACAATGGTTAATGCGTTAATTTCTATTAAGGATATAGAAGTTTCGGAAACTGACTTAGGCCAGCCTTTCGCTGTAGAAAGAGAAGAAACGGAAAGGTTGTTGGTAGATTGTGAGGATAATGAACTTGCCCTTTTAAATAGTAGTTTTTCTGATTTTCAAGAAGTTCTTTTACCGGAAACCCGAGGAACGATTACCGGAGTTTTGACTCGGGATAACAGTAAGTTTCAACTTATCATTCGTGATTTAAATGATATTCAATTCGATTTGGAACGTTGCGAGGATATTATCACTGAGTTTACATCAACAAATATTTTCTTTTCGGAACTCGCCGATCCGGATAATAATGCCGCTGCCAGATTTGTGGAACTATATAATTCCGCAAACGAACCTTTGTCCTTAAACGGATGGCGAATAGTTAGGTATACTAATGCTAGTTCGGAAATAAGCTCCTCTTTGGATTTATCTGATTTTAGTATTGATGCGGAGAGTACTTTGGTCATTTCACCGAATGCCGTAGAGTTTGAAAATGTATATGGCTTTGCTCCGGATGTTGCAGTAGGAACGAATTCTCCTGCCGATTCAAATGGGGACGATAACCTTCAGCTGGTGGACCCATTTGGGACCGTTATCGATGTTTTTGGGGTCATAGGGGAAGACGGTTCGGGTACCAACCATGAATTTGAAGACGGGAGAGCGGTAAGAAGGATAGAGATATCCGAAGGAAATCCAATCTATACCTTTGCGGAATGGATCTTATTCAACGATACTGGGAGCAACGGTACTACAAATTTACCGCAAATGGCTCCAGATGATTTTTCGCCTGGGGTAAGATAA
- a CDS encoding response regulator, protein MAFLSVHQGNRKKSFKMGTFTSCCIIDDDEFFAFNAKRLMKDMGFSQNILCYTNGQEAIDGIIGLMIENIPLPEVIFLDVNMPKKDGWEFLEEIKNIPQDQRRHTSIYITSSFVSPEFMEKIKSFEMVHNYLVKPLNAKMLESIIAAKTAC, encoded by the coding sequence ATGGCATTTCTATCCGTACATCAAGGGAATAGAAAAAAATCTTTTAAAATGGGAACTTTTACAAGTTGTTGCATAATAGATGACGACGAGTTTTTTGCATTCAATGCGAAGAGACTTATGAAGGATATGGGTTTCAGCCAAAATATTCTCTGTTATACCAACGGACAAGAAGCCATAGATGGTATTATAGGCCTAATGATTGAAAATATTCCCCTACCCGAAGTAATTTTCTTAGATGTTAATATGCCTAAAAAAGATGGATGGGAATTTTTGGAGGAGATAAAGAATATTCCCCAAGACCAGCGTAGGCATACCTCTATCTACATTACCAGCTCCTTTGTGAGCCCTGAGTTTATGGAAAAAATCAAATCTTTTGAAATGGTCCATAACTACTTAGTAAAACCCCTTAACGCTAAAATGCTTGAATCTATAATCGCCGCCAAAACGGCATGTTAA